A single window of Nicotiana sylvestris chromosome 5, ASM39365v2, whole genome shotgun sequence DNA harbors:
- the LOC104220164 gene encoding uncharacterized protein, producing the protein MYHPTRGGVRGGRDQFSWDDVKVDKHRENYIGHSIKAPVGRWQKGKDLHWYTRDKKSQEKDMEAAKEEIRRIKEEEEQAMREALGLAPKRATRPQGTRLDKHEFSELVKRGSTAEDLGAGHSEAARVDGLGFSKLPKPWEEPISPSAFPSNPINEPAEKINVSVTAAAPLQNEEESEDERSQKKRRREEKRREKDERREKRHLQDTDDKRKQSRDSDDKRKRSRDSDDKRKHTRDSDDRRKHKKDKEKRRRHDSDSDSD; encoded by the exons ATGTATCATCCAACTAGAGGTGGCGTTCGCGGTGGTCGAGATC AATTTAGCTGGGATGACGTGAAGGTCGATAAACATCGAGAAAATTATATAGGTCATAGTATCAAAGCACCAGTTGGGAGATGGCAGAAAG GGAAAGATCTTCATTGGTACACCCGCGATAAGAAATCCCAGGAAAAGGATATGGAGGCAGCAAAAGAAGAAATACGTAGGATTAAAGAAGAGGAGGAGCAGGCAATGAGGGAGGCGCTGGGCTTAGCTCCTAAGCGTGCCACACGTCCTCAAGGTACTCGGCTAGATAAACATGAGTTTTCTGAACTTGTGAAGAGAGGTTCAACTGCAGAAGACTTGGGAGCAGGCCATTCTGAAGCAGCTCGGGTAGATGGACTTGGTTTCTCAAA ATTGCCCAAACCTTGGGAAGAGCCAATTTCACCATCGGCTTTTCCATCTAATCCGATCAATGAGCCTGCAGAAAAGATTAATGTGAGTGTAACTGCTGCTGCACCCCTACAGAATGAAGAAGAGTCAGAGGATGAAAGGAGCCAAAAGAAGAGGAGGCGAGAAGAGAAGAGACGGGAAAAAGATGAAAGGAGAGAGAAGCGACACTTGCAGGATACAGATGATAAGAGGAAACAGTCCCGCGATTCAGACGATAAGAGGAAACGTTCCCGCGATTCAGACGATAAGAGGAAGCATACCCGAGATTCAGATGACAGGAGGAAACACAAGAAAGACAAGGAGAAGAGAAGAAGACAtgattcggattcggattcggattaA